A single Anopheles arabiensis isolate DONGOLA chromosome 2, AaraD3, whole genome shotgun sequence DNA region contains:
- the LOC120895738 gene encoding beta-1,4-galactosyltransferase galt-1 isoform X2 codes for MRPKMVREISYVSIKSRSKPVIFVHSLVSNRFTRKYGVLSLILLTALGLLYYRRVLFQKYIHQTLPLYQRSVSLTFGNESWLQGEDTGERDHWLPIGEPNKRFKIYSAYFDPRLEVVESFPTPDGFLPFGSVRIFAILPFHVQKGDIFCNFRSDNTYVAQHQADRVEAVHEHWNMEFAASYVICKLAGNITKREARLPDEVALSYLSEPSMREATSFVRIKYPTTDRLLRSAPTRSLAVCVGPLHHDFAHALRVVEFFEYYQMNGAERFYVYNKSATPEVDTVLRHYQAAGLVQVLDWHFEGYKFESELRYEGIFVALNDCFYRATIAGGFKYTAIVDFDELLFPTSDNETLLEYLQTKDRYDVHSFNFQGVFFYDIYSPDFSKVPPWANNTYLYTQVRNVRTKNPLLHHNRSKYVLKGRNVLEAGNHFVWKAVRDTHEYAVPENEGLLMHYRDGSLGYDFENVVLDNRVRERFGDAIWRRVNAQCALIFPETTMCPLGEHYTRTASVR; via the exons ATGCGACCCAAAATGGTTCGAGAAATATCGTACGTTTCCATCAAATCTCGTTCTAAACCAGTGATTTTTGTGCACTCGTTAGTATCAAATCGATTTACGCGAAAATATGGCGTATTGTCCCTAATTCTGTTGACAGCCCTCGGGCTGCTTTATTACCGACGAGTTTTGTTT CAAAAGTACATCCATCAAACACTACCACTGTATCAGCGTTCCGTATCCTTAACGTTTGGAAATGAAAGCTGGTTACAAGGTGAAGATACAGGAGAACGTGATCACTGGCTACCGATTGGTGAACCGAATAAAAGGTTTAAAATATATTCAGCTTATTTTGATCCCCGGCTTGAGGTGGTTG AGTCCTTCCCTACGCCAGATGGATTTCTACCGTTCGGCAGTGTTCGCATCTTTGCAATATTGCCATTTCACGTACAAAAAGGAGACATATTTTGCAATTTCAG ATCAGATAACACCTATGTAGCGCAACATCAAGCAGACCGGGTTGAAGCGGTTCATGAGCATTGGAATATGGAATTTGCCGCCAGTTATGTGATATGCAAACTTGCCGGAAATATTACTAAACGCGAAGCCCGCCTACCGGACGAGGTAGCTTTAAGCTATCTTTCTGAGCCCAGCATGCGGGAAGCAACCAGCTTTGTTCGTATAAA ATACCCTACCACGGACCGACTTCTCCGATCTGCTCCCACCCGATCATTGGCTGTTTGCGTTGGTCCATTGCATCACGACTTTGCACATGCTCTTCGAGTGGTGGAATTTTTTGAATATTACCAAATGAATGGAGCAGAACGGTTCTACGTGTATAACAAATCGGCTACACCAGAAGTAGACACCGTGTTGCGACACTATCAAGCCGCTGGGCTGGTACAGGTTTTGGACTGGCATTTCGAAG GATACAAGTTCGAGAGCGAGCTGCGCTACGAGGGCATATTTGTGGCCCTAAATGATTGCTTTTATCGTGCTACAATTGCCGGAGGGTTTAAATACACAGCGATAGTCGATTTCGACGAGCTGCTATTTCCGACCAGTGATAACGAAACGCTTCTAGAgtatttgcaaacaaaagaCCGATACGATGTGCATTCGTTCAACTTCCAAGGTGTGTTTTTCTACGACATCTATTCGCCTGATTTCTCAAAGGTTCCACCGTGGGCAAACAATACTTACCTGTACACACAGGTGCGTAATGTGCGCACGAAAAACCCTCTTTTACATCACAACCGCAGCAAATATGTGCTGAAGGGTCGCAACGTCTTAGAAGCTGGTAATCATTTTGTCTGGAAGGCGGTAAGAG ATACTCACGAATATGCCGTACCGGAAAATGAAGGACTTTTGATGCATTATCGCGATGGCAGCCTGGGCTACGACTTTGAAAACGTTGTACTAGATAACCGAGTCCGGGAGCGGTTTGGAGATGCAATATGGCGAAGGGTGAATGCGCAGTGTGCACTTATCTTTCCTGAGACGACTATGTGTCCCCTAGGAGAACACTATACTCGAACTGCATCAGTTCGATAA
- the LOC120895738 gene encoding beta-1,4-galactosyltransferase galt-1 isoform X1, with amino-acid sequence MRPKMVREISYVSIKSRSKPVIFVHSLVSNRFTRKYGVLSLILLTALGLLYYRRVLFFCDDLQQKYIHQTLPLYQRSVSLTFGNESWLQGEDTGERDHWLPIGEPNKRFKIYSAYFDPRLEVVESFPTPDGFLPFGSVRIFAILPFHVQKGDIFCNFRSDNTYVAQHQADRVEAVHEHWNMEFAASYVICKLAGNITKREARLPDEVALSYLSEPSMREATSFVRIKYPTTDRLLRSAPTRSLAVCVGPLHHDFAHALRVVEFFEYYQMNGAERFYVYNKSATPEVDTVLRHYQAAGLVQVLDWHFEGYKFESELRYEGIFVALNDCFYRATIAGGFKYTAIVDFDELLFPTSDNETLLEYLQTKDRYDVHSFNFQGVFFYDIYSPDFSKVPPWANNTYLYTQVRNVRTKNPLLHHNRSKYVLKGRNVLEAGNHFVWKAVRDTHEYAVPENEGLLMHYRDGSLGYDFENVVLDNRVRERFGDAIWRRVNAQCALIFPETTMCPLGEHYTRTASVR; translated from the exons ATGCGACCCAAAATGGTTCGAGAAATATCGTACGTTTCCATCAAATCTCGTTCTAAACCAGTGATTTTTGTGCACTCGTTAGTATCAAATCGATTTACGCGAAAATATGGCGTATTGTCCCTAATTCTGTTGACAGCCCTCGGGCTGCTTTATTACCGACGAGTTTTGTTT TTCTGTGATGATTTGCAGCAAAAGTACATCCATCAAACACTACCACTGTATCAGCGTTCCGTATCCTTAACGTTTGGAAATGAAAGCTGGTTACAAGGTGAAGATACAGGAGAACGTGATCACTGGCTACCGATTGGTGAACCGAATAAAAGGTTTAAAATATATTCAGCTTATTTTGATCCCCGGCTTGAGGTGGTTG AGTCCTTCCCTACGCCAGATGGATTTCTACCGTTCGGCAGTGTTCGCATCTTTGCAATATTGCCATTTCACGTACAAAAAGGAGACATATTTTGCAATTTCAG ATCAGATAACACCTATGTAGCGCAACATCAAGCAGACCGGGTTGAAGCGGTTCATGAGCATTGGAATATGGAATTTGCCGCCAGTTATGTGATATGCAAACTTGCCGGAAATATTACTAAACGCGAAGCCCGCCTACCGGACGAGGTAGCTTTAAGCTATCTTTCTGAGCCCAGCATGCGGGAAGCAACCAGCTTTGTTCGTATAAA ATACCCTACCACGGACCGACTTCTCCGATCTGCTCCCACCCGATCATTGGCTGTTTGCGTTGGTCCATTGCATCACGACTTTGCACATGCTCTTCGAGTGGTGGAATTTTTTGAATATTACCAAATGAATGGAGCAGAACGGTTCTACGTGTATAACAAATCGGCTACACCAGAAGTAGACACCGTGTTGCGACACTATCAAGCCGCTGGGCTGGTACAGGTTTTGGACTGGCATTTCGAAG GATACAAGTTCGAGAGCGAGCTGCGCTACGAGGGCATATTTGTGGCCCTAAATGATTGCTTTTATCGTGCTACAATTGCCGGAGGGTTTAAATACACAGCGATAGTCGATTTCGACGAGCTGCTATTTCCGACCAGTGATAACGAAACGCTTCTAGAgtatttgcaaacaaaagaCCGATACGATGTGCATTCGTTCAACTTCCAAGGTGTGTTTTTCTACGACATCTATTCGCCTGATTTCTCAAAGGTTCCACCGTGGGCAAACAATACTTACCTGTACACACAGGTGCGTAATGTGCGCACGAAAAACCCTCTTTTACATCACAACCGCAGCAAATATGTGCTGAAGGGTCGCAACGTCTTAGAAGCTGGTAATCATTTTGTCTGGAAGGCGGTAAGAG ATACTCACGAATATGCCGTACCGGAAAATGAAGGACTTTTGATGCATTATCGCGATGGCAGCCTGGGCTACGACTTTGAAAACGTTGTACTAGATAACCGAGTCCGGGAGCGGTTTGGAGATGCAATATGGCGAAGGGTGAATGCGCAGTGTGCACTTATCTTTCCTGAGACGACTATGTGTCCCCTAGGAGAACACTATACTCGAACTGCATCAGTTCGATAA
- the LOC120895736 gene encoding hornerin isoform X2 has protein sequence MFKLTGALFLLVVHLARANLAAESTVTSAKLINAPPPLPTTSLGSLYRSARDDYNSRRHCSNCGPGYERDMRSYGRPTGITGYYSGMGPIEDDRNWYYRPESFDDRYRGAGMHASYSGSYRQSPYMGYEYDRYMNRPDDRGYGYGYPAMAMRAGYYDGGVSRMPYYPEMMRGYGYRGNGYDNLDPHYEYYMTQRGGGSPIGMNNRDRMYGNQGIYDDRMSYGGQYDQKNFRPWDQTYSRPSSPSQPPLSSPSSPLSAHASHHAHSHQASESGYGDQHNGHDQRPADHANSANYRPVAPAHHQHQYTGSDRPDYEPSDYTQNCCKNRHPETVSHGHTNQGSSYAGHNSPGPSAGIYGSGAGAQRPSNSAGSWHYASSGTTGSGSGSHGVSSGHVGVNINTHGSYGEAHSAPGQYSGGGGGGSATAHEYGTNRGSDNRRETDHRQQSVAYGGRPRPASLGDTSYLMDRDNNQSNRVSLGQESERTIDDDSDTRAKSDNRSSASDVPKDKDGIVESVESTESENKTPNA, from the exons ATGTTCAAG CTTACTGGAGCACTATTTCTACTGGTGGTGCACCTAGCACGTGCTAACCTGGCCGCCGAAAGTACTGTAACGTCAGCAAAGCTCATCAACGCTCCGCCACCATTGCCCACTACATCTCTCGGTAGCCTTTATCGAAGTGCCAGAGATGACTACAACTCAAGAAGACACTGTTCAAATTGTGGACCAGGATATGAACGCGATATGCGCAGCTATGGACGCCCTACTGGTATTACAGGATACTACAGTGGTATGGGTCCAATAGAAGATGACCGAAACTGGTACTATCGTCCGGAAAGCTTTGATGATCGTTACCGGGGTGCAGGAATGCACGCATCGTACTCGGGATCATATCGCCAGTCTCCGTATATGGG ATACGAATATGATCGCTATATGAATCGTCCAGATGATCGAGGATATGGGTATGGTTACCCAGCCATGGCAATGCGAGCCGGCTACTATGATGGAGGCGTCAGTCGAATGCCGTACTATCCGGAAATGATGCGCGGCTATGGTTATCGTGGCAACGGATACGATAATCTTGATCCACATTACGAGTACTACATGACACAACGTGGTGGAGGTAGTCCTATTGGAATGAACAACAGGG ATCGAATGTATGGCAATCAAGGTATCTATGACGATCGTATGAGCTACGGTGGACAGTACGACCAGAAGAATTTCCGACCTTGGGATCAAACATACAG TCGTCCATCTTCTCCATCACAACCACCACTATCATCACCTTCATCCCCCTTGTCTGCACATGCATCACACCATGCCCACTCACATCAAGCGTCGGAATCAGGCTACGGAGATCAACACAACGGTCACGATCAACGTCCTGCAGATCATGCGAATTCTGCTAACTATCGTCCAGTAGCACCTgcacatcatcaacatcaataCACTGGATCGGATCGCCCCGATTATGAGCCATCGGACTATACGCAAAACTGTTGTAAAAATCGCCACCCAGAAACAGTTTCTCACGGCCACACAAATCAAGGCAGTTCTTACGCTGGACACAACTCCCCGGGGCCCAGTGCAGGAATTTATGGTAGTGGGGCAGGTGCTCAAAGACCCTCCAATTCTGCTGGTAGCTGGCATTACGCTAGTAGCGGAACTACGGGCTCCGGCAGTGGTAGCCATGGTGTGAGCAGTGGCCATGTTGGGGTAAATATTAACACTCATGGATCTTACGGTGAGGCTCATAGCGCTCCAGGACAATAttcaggaggaggaggaggaggtagTGCTACTGCCCATGAGTACGGGACCAATCGTGGTAGCGATAATCGTCGAGAAACAGATCACCGACAACAAAG CGTTGCCTATGGTGGACGTCCGCGGCCAGCGTCACTAGGGGACACCAGCTACCTGATGGATCGTGATAACAATCAGAGCAATAGAGTTTCCTTGGGTCAGGAATCCGAACGAACTATTGACGACGATAGCGATACGCGTGCCAAATCAGACAATAGATCCTCTGCATCTGATGTACCAAAGGATAAAGACGGAATTGTTGAAAGTGTCGAAAGTACCGAgtcagaaaacaaaactccaaaCGCATAA
- the LOC120895736 gene encoding hornerin isoform X1, protein MFKLTGALFLLVVHLARANLAAESTVTSAKLINAPPPLPTTSLGSLYRSARDDYNSRRHCSNCGPGYERDMRSYGRPTGITGYYSGMGPIEDDRNWYYRPESFDDRYRGAGMHASYSGSYRQSPYMGYEYDRYMNRPDDRGYGYGYPAMAMRAGYYDGGVSRMPYYPEMMRGYGYRGNGYDNLDPHYEYYMTQRGGGSPIGMNNRDRMYGNQGIYDDRMSYGGQYDQKNFRPWDQTYRGISGFDNSGRGYYFASRPSSPSQPPLSSPSSPLSAHASHHAHSHQASESGYGDQHNGHDQRPADHANSANYRPVAPAHHQHQYTGSDRPDYEPSDYTQNCCKNRHPETVSHGHTNQGSSYAGHNSPGPSAGIYGSGAGAQRPSNSAGSWHYASSGTTGSGSGSHGVSSGHVGVNINTHGSYGEAHSAPGQYSGGGGGGSATAHEYGTNRGSDNRRETDHRQQSVAYGGRPRPASLGDTSYLMDRDNNQSNRVSLGQESERTIDDDSDTRAKSDNRSSASDVPKDKDGIVESVESTESENKTPNA, encoded by the exons ATGTTCAAG CTTACTGGAGCACTATTTCTACTGGTGGTGCACCTAGCACGTGCTAACCTGGCCGCCGAAAGTACTGTAACGTCAGCAAAGCTCATCAACGCTCCGCCACCATTGCCCACTACATCTCTCGGTAGCCTTTATCGAAGTGCCAGAGATGACTACAACTCAAGAAGACACTGTTCAAATTGTGGACCAGGATATGAACGCGATATGCGCAGCTATGGACGCCCTACTGGTATTACAGGATACTACAGTGGTATGGGTCCAATAGAAGATGACCGAAACTGGTACTATCGTCCGGAAAGCTTTGATGATCGTTACCGGGGTGCAGGAATGCACGCATCGTACTCGGGATCATATCGCCAGTCTCCGTATATGGG ATACGAATATGATCGCTATATGAATCGTCCAGATGATCGAGGATATGGGTATGGTTACCCAGCCATGGCAATGCGAGCCGGCTACTATGATGGAGGCGTCAGTCGAATGCCGTACTATCCGGAAATGATGCGCGGCTATGGTTATCGTGGCAACGGATACGATAATCTTGATCCACATTACGAGTACTACATGACACAACGTGGTGGAGGTAGTCCTATTGGAATGAACAACAGGG ATCGAATGTATGGCAATCAAGGTATCTATGACGATCGTATGAGCTACGGTGGACAGTACGACCAGAAGAATTTCCGACCTTGGGATCAAACATACAG AGGAATTTCTGGTTTTGATAATTCTGGACGTGGTTATTATTTTGCAAGTCGTCCATCTTCTCCATCACAACCACCACTATCATCACCTTCATCCCCCTTGTCTGCACATGCATCACACCATGCCCACTCACATCAAGCGTCGGAATCAGGCTACGGAGATCAACACAACGGTCACGATCAACGTCCTGCAGATCATGCGAATTCTGCTAACTATCGTCCAGTAGCACCTgcacatcatcaacatcaataCACTGGATCGGATCGCCCCGATTATGAGCCATCGGACTATACGCAAAACTGTTGTAAAAATCGCCACCCAGAAACAGTTTCTCACGGCCACACAAATCAAGGCAGTTCTTACGCTGGACACAACTCCCCGGGGCCCAGTGCAGGAATTTATGGTAGTGGGGCAGGTGCTCAAAGACCCTCCAATTCTGCTGGTAGCTGGCATTACGCTAGTAGCGGAACTACGGGCTCCGGCAGTGGTAGCCATGGTGTGAGCAGTGGCCATGTTGGGGTAAATATTAACACTCATGGATCTTACGGTGAGGCTCATAGCGCTCCAGGACAATAttcaggaggaggaggaggaggtagTGCTACTGCCCATGAGTACGGGACCAATCGTGGTAGCGATAATCGTCGAGAAACAGATCACCGACAACAAAG CGTTGCCTATGGTGGACGTCCGCGGCCAGCGTCACTAGGGGACACCAGCTACCTGATGGATCGTGATAACAATCAGAGCAATAGAGTTTCCTTGGGTCAGGAATCCGAACGAACTATTGACGACGATAGCGATACGCGTGCCAAATCAGACAATAGATCCTCTGCATCTGATGTACCAAAGGATAAAGACGGAATTGTTGAAAGTGTCGAAAGTACCGAgtcagaaaacaaaactccaaaCGCATAA
- the LOC120895736 gene encoding uncharacterized protein LOC120895736 isoform X4, with protein MFKLTGALFLLVVHLARANLAAESTVTSAKLINAPPPLPTTSLGSLYRSARDDYNSRRHCSNCGPGYERDMRSYGRPTGITGYYSGMGPIEDDRNWYYRPESFDDRYRGAGMHASYSGSYRQSPYMGYEYDRYMNRPDDRGYGYGYPAMAMRAGYYDGGVSRMPYYPEMMRGYGYRGNGYDNLDPHYEYYMTQRGGGSPIGMNNRDRMYGNQGIYDDRMSYGGQYDQKNFRPWDQTYSVAYGGRPRPASLGDTSYLMDRDNNQSNRVSLGQESERTIDDDSDTRAKSDNRSSASDVPKDKDGIVESVESTESENKTPNA; from the exons ATGTTCAAG CTTACTGGAGCACTATTTCTACTGGTGGTGCACCTAGCACGTGCTAACCTGGCCGCCGAAAGTACTGTAACGTCAGCAAAGCTCATCAACGCTCCGCCACCATTGCCCACTACATCTCTCGGTAGCCTTTATCGAAGTGCCAGAGATGACTACAACTCAAGAAGACACTGTTCAAATTGTGGACCAGGATATGAACGCGATATGCGCAGCTATGGACGCCCTACTGGTATTACAGGATACTACAGTGGTATGGGTCCAATAGAAGATGACCGAAACTGGTACTATCGTCCGGAAAGCTTTGATGATCGTTACCGGGGTGCAGGAATGCACGCATCGTACTCGGGATCATATCGCCAGTCTCCGTATATGGG ATACGAATATGATCGCTATATGAATCGTCCAGATGATCGAGGATATGGGTATGGTTACCCAGCCATGGCAATGCGAGCCGGCTACTATGATGGAGGCGTCAGTCGAATGCCGTACTATCCGGAAATGATGCGCGGCTATGGTTATCGTGGCAACGGATACGATAATCTTGATCCACATTACGAGTACTACATGACACAACGTGGTGGAGGTAGTCCTATTGGAATGAACAACAGGG ATCGAATGTATGGCAATCAAGGTATCTATGACGATCGTATGAGCTACGGTGGACAGTACGACCAGAAGAATTTCCGACCTTGGGATCAAACATACAG CGTTGCCTATGGTGGACGTCCGCGGCCAGCGTCACTAGGGGACACCAGCTACCTGATGGATCGTGATAACAATCAGAGCAATAGAGTTTCCTTGGGTCAGGAATCCGAACGAACTATTGACGACGATAGCGATACGCGTGCCAAATCAGACAATAGATCCTCTGCATCTGATGTACCAAAGGATAAAGACGGAATTGTTGAAAGTGTCGAAAGTACCGAgtcagaaaacaaaactccaaaCGCATAA
- the LOC120895736 gene encoding hornerin isoform X3 encodes MFKLTGALFLLVVHLARANLAAESTVTSAKLINAPPPLPTTSLGSLYRSARDDYNSRRHCSNCGPGYERDMRSYGRPTGITGYYSGMGPIEDDRNWYYRPESFDDRYRGAGMHASYSGSYRQSPYMGYEYDRYMNRPDDRGYGYGYPAMAMRAGYYDGGVSRMPYYPEMMRGYGYRGNGYDNLDPHYEYYMTQRGGGSPIGMNNRDRMYGNQGIYDDRMSYGGQYDQKNFRPWDQTYRGISGFDNSGRGYYFASRPSSPSQPPLSSPSSPLSAHASHHAHSHQASESGYGDQHNGHDQRPADHANSANYRPVAPAHHQHQYTGSDRPDYEPSDYTQNCCKNRHPETVSHGHTNQGSSYAGHNSPGPSAGIYGSGAGAQRPSNSAGSWHYASSGTTGSGSGSHGVSSGHVGVNINTHGSYGEAHSAPGQYSGGGGGGSATAHEYGTNRGSDNRRETDHRQQRAILLSPLLALPMVDVRGQRH; translated from the exons ATGTTCAAG CTTACTGGAGCACTATTTCTACTGGTGGTGCACCTAGCACGTGCTAACCTGGCCGCCGAAAGTACTGTAACGTCAGCAAAGCTCATCAACGCTCCGCCACCATTGCCCACTACATCTCTCGGTAGCCTTTATCGAAGTGCCAGAGATGACTACAACTCAAGAAGACACTGTTCAAATTGTGGACCAGGATATGAACGCGATATGCGCAGCTATGGACGCCCTACTGGTATTACAGGATACTACAGTGGTATGGGTCCAATAGAAGATGACCGAAACTGGTACTATCGTCCGGAAAGCTTTGATGATCGTTACCGGGGTGCAGGAATGCACGCATCGTACTCGGGATCATATCGCCAGTCTCCGTATATGGG ATACGAATATGATCGCTATATGAATCGTCCAGATGATCGAGGATATGGGTATGGTTACCCAGCCATGGCAATGCGAGCCGGCTACTATGATGGAGGCGTCAGTCGAATGCCGTACTATCCGGAAATGATGCGCGGCTATGGTTATCGTGGCAACGGATACGATAATCTTGATCCACATTACGAGTACTACATGACACAACGTGGTGGAGGTAGTCCTATTGGAATGAACAACAGGG ATCGAATGTATGGCAATCAAGGTATCTATGACGATCGTATGAGCTACGGTGGACAGTACGACCAGAAGAATTTCCGACCTTGGGATCAAACATACAG AGGAATTTCTGGTTTTGATAATTCTGGACGTGGTTATTATTTTGCAAGTCGTCCATCTTCTCCATCACAACCACCACTATCATCACCTTCATCCCCCTTGTCTGCACATGCATCACACCATGCCCACTCACATCAAGCGTCGGAATCAGGCTACGGAGATCAACACAACGGTCACGATCAACGTCCTGCAGATCATGCGAATTCTGCTAACTATCGTCCAGTAGCACCTgcacatcatcaacatcaataCACTGGATCGGATCGCCCCGATTATGAGCCATCGGACTATACGCAAAACTGTTGTAAAAATCGCCACCCAGAAACAGTTTCTCACGGCCACACAAATCAAGGCAGTTCTTACGCTGGACACAACTCCCCGGGGCCCAGTGCAGGAATTTATGGTAGTGGGGCAGGTGCTCAAAGACCCTCCAATTCTGCTGGTAGCTGGCATTACGCTAGTAGCGGAACTACGGGCTCCGGCAGTGGTAGCCATGGTGTGAGCAGTGGCCATGTTGGGGTAAATATTAACACTCATGGATCTTACGGTGAGGCTCATAGCGCTCCAGGACAATAttcaggaggaggaggaggaggtagTGCTACTGCCCATGAGTACGGGACCAATCGTGGTAGCGATAATCGTCGAGAAACAGATCACCGACAACAAAG AGCAATATTACTTTCTCCTTTACTAGCGTTGCCTATGGTGGACGTCCGCGGCCAGCGTCACTAG
- the LOC120893196 gene encoding chondroitin sulfate N-acetylgalactosaminyltransferase 1 produces MVRILGSKLFARLLLLISSITLISLMVLTRCGLGGLIVKENGSIVSASASDAEADAENYYLSDRKLPPMAVEFSLQQNHYQADAEQQQNGYMQMLQQREEENLKEVAKLTAEIKALKLQILQLKNGLTNAGMGMVQPNVVEAAVSLSNDSSAIVANAPQTSQMLHDCTAFIRRQVGSAEILHGLPLNNEYELIPFNHFTFSRVYPIELGLGKRVVEKPIGYKRKDILSALNKALETLNRNASSSAQRYTLDDFIEGIYRNEPTTGTQYELYFRTKESANRSQQQQQIAQHHESHGTTKLIVMRPFASLQTVQLEAYSKHQEKEIIYIILPLSGRTSTFQSFMEKYVKIALKHDKRVHLTVVYFGEEGLAEARTIMSRVIGMKNSGATNSNLKLLALNETFSRAKALRVGAENVWSSQADKNNDILLFMCDVDIVFSAKFLDRCRWNTKPNKKVYYPVVFSLYNPHVVYTLQGKDVPPETDQLVISKDSGFWRDFGYGMTCQYRSDFLRVRGFDEEIIGWGGEDVMLYRKYVRSHIKVIRATDPGVFHIWHPKVCTGPVMSVTSNQRLTLDQYRACIRSRALNEASHAQLGFLAFRDDIAANEYILAQGAKLNQESSTTKTNLTHPDNAFVHSPTNSIRDSVMVPNGSSWTPNKGIDSKKAT; encoded by the exons ATGGTGCGCATATTGGGTTCCAAGCTGTTCGCCAGACTGTTGCTGCTCATATCGTCCATCACGCTAATTTCGCTGATGGTACTAACTCGCTGCGGCTTGGGAGGACTAATTGTAAAAGAAAATGGATCAATCGTTAGCGCGTCTGCTAGCGATGCTGAAGCTGATGCTGAAAACTACTATCTTTCTGATCGAAAACTACCACCAATGGCTGTCGAATTCTCCCTACAACAGAACCATTACCAAGCAGATGCTGAACAACAGCAGAACGGTTACATGCAAATGCTGCAACAACGTGAAGAAGAAAACCTTAAGGAGGTAGCGAAACTGACCGCTGAAATAAAAGCGTTGAAGCTTCAGATCTTGCAGTTGAAAAACGGGCTAACCAACGCCGGAATGGGCATGGTTCAACCAAACGTTGTTGAGGCAGCAGTCTCTTTGTCAAACGATAGTAGCGCAATAGTTGCTAATGCTCCTCAAACATCGCAAATGTTACACGACTGCACGGCGTTCATACGACGTCAAGTTGGTTCAGCCGAAATACTGCACGGCTTACCTCTAAACAATGAGTACGAACTAATCCCGTTCAACCACTTCACATTTAGCCGTGTTTATCCAATCGAGCTTGGGTTAGGAAAGCGAGTGGTAGAAAAACCAATCGGttacaaaagaaaagatatTCTAAGTGCACTGAATAAGGCGCTGGAGACGCTCAATCGTAATGCAAGTTCGTCAGCGCAGCGTTACACTTTGGACGACTTTATCGAAGGTATTTATCGAAACGAGCCAACTACTGGTACACAGTACGAGCTGTACTTTCGCACGAAGGAATCCGCTAATCGCagtcagcaacagcaacagattGCACAGCATCACGAATCACATGGTACTACGAAGCTTATAGTCATGCGACCCTTTGCCTCACTGCAGACAGTCCAACTGGAAGCGTATTCGAAACACCaagaaaaggaaataatttACATTATCCTGCCCTTGTCCGGACGCACCAGCACGTTTCAAAGCTTTATGGAGAAATACGTAAAGATCGCGCTCAAACACGATAAACGTGTACACCTTACTGTCGTGTATTTCGGCGAGGAAGGCTTAGCTGAGGCACGTACAATTATGAGTAGAGTAATCGGAATGAAAAACAGCGGAGCTACGAACTCTAATTTGAAGCTGCTCGCATTAAATGAAACGTTCTCCAGAG CCAAGGCGTTGCGAGTGGGTGCAGAAAATGTGTGGAGTTCACAGGCAGATAAAAACAACgacatattattattcatgtGTGATGTAGATATCGTTTTTAGCGCCAAGTTTCTAGATAGATGTAGATGGAACACCAAGCCAAATAAAAAG GTCTATTATCCAGTTGTCTTCAGTCTCTATAATCCTCATGTCGTGTACACACTACAGGGCAAAGATGTGCCTCCCGAGACTGACCAGCTAGTCATTTCGAAGGATTCCGGATTTTGGCGGGATTTCGGTTACGGTATGACTTGTCAATATCGCTCGGACTTTTTACGAGTTCGAGGCTTTGACGAGGAGATCATTGGTTGGGGTGGAGAGGATGTGATGCTTTATCGAAAGTACGTGAGATCACATATAAAGGTGATAAGAGCTACCGATCCTGGAGTCTTTCATATTTGGCATCCGAAGGTGTGTACCGGTCCAGTGATGTCCGTCACCTCAAATCAACGGCTTACTCTCGACCAATACCGGGCCTGCATTCGGTCACGAGCACTCAATGAAGCATCACACGCACAACTAGGATTTCTAGCCTTCCGGGATGATATCGCGGCCAATGAATACATATTAGCACAGGGTGCCAAACTAAACCAAGAGTCATCTACGACCAAAACTAACCTTACTCATCCGGATAATGCTTTCGTTCATAGTCCCACGAATTCCATTAGAGATAGTGTAATGGTTCCGAACGGTTCGAGCTGGAcaccaaataaaggcatcgaCAGTAAGAAGGCTACATGA